tgagatcAATCCAATGGCCAGCCAATATGACATAAAGTAGACAAAGGTATAAGTATGATTACTCTCACATACAATAACATGAAAACATGATGTCAAATTCATAGTATTTTCCTCTCTCTAACTGCAGACATGGCCGAACTCTTTACTTTGTTTTATGCACTACTAGTTATTCACATGTTACCTAATTTACTTCATCATTTGCTAGTGGATCCAAACTTAACTAAGCCTGTAGAGGATGCAGGGCGTGTTTGGGTGAAGAACTTAATTAGTGCTTTTTCAATAAGCTATTACAAAGAGCAAATTAAGATGTTATTCATAAATTATTCTACAAAATTTAGTGAAATAAGCTGAAAGTGAAAACGTCTTATGACATGTCATAAACTATTCTTATAAGTGTATCCAAACACTGCTTTAAGTATTTATGTTATAAAAGCAAATAAGCTATTCCTAACACCcctttattaataaataacagAAGTTAAGAGCTTTGCACCATCATAGTAAAGAAGCAAGTAAAAATACAGGACAAAAGtgaaaaatagtaataataaaatattccaaTGGCgagcttttttttcttctgagtAATAATGTGGTACCAAAATCAAATTATCATGACAAGTTAATAATGACCTTGTTATGTAGGATGACTAAGAAAATAGCATGTGATAAACTAGTAATGATATACCTGCCCTGGAGATAAAGTAAGGAGGAAGCTCCCCTATAGCCGTTCCCAAACCCCATAGAACAGCCTCCATCTGAACTTGAGGCAAAATGCTGCTAAGTGGAACTTGTGAACCATATTCTGACTCGAATAATGACGGACCAAACTCAGAACAATCTTTATCGAGCCATGAAGGACCTCTTTTTAACTGTATTGTATCGTATGGAGCACTTTTCAAATCAACTCGACCACATTGCATTGCTTTTATTGTAAACAGTGCTACGTGGGGACCCAAATATAGGACAAATGTGTGCAAACCAGATCCTGAACCAAATAAAAGGATAAGAGAGCCATTTATCTACATACATACACATGTATAAAAGAGGGAAAATGCGAACTCAATGACCAGGACTACAAGGCATATGATGGCATAACAATTGGTATGTCTTGACAATTACAAGTGTAAAACAATATCGTTAAATAGCGGCTGTAGCATAGCAAAATTAAACAAATCCCTATTGTTTTGTGAtatgctatttagtacaaaatattATCAAAGCGGAATAATAGCACTATTGtgtagcagaatttgaacaaaccgctATTTTATGCGATCGTCCGTATTACTAAATATTAACCAACCATTGCCTGGCTTTGGAGATAAGTTATTTTGGCGCACAAGTATTGTACTTACCAAGACCAATTGAAGATGCAACCCCAAGGGCAACCCACCACAGTCCAAATCGGAAATATTCAAGAAACTCCTCAAGATGCTGCAAAAAGAACAAgcatttatagactccaagTCAGTATCTAAACAAAATGAACAAAACTCTCTGCATAAAAAGAAGGTCTACTTAAATATGTGTATTAAGTTAgaagttttaaaaaaactatcCAGGATAGTCATAAGAAATATCATTATCGTTAAGTTTAATCTTTCCACagtaatatcaaataccactaTGAACACTTAGGCTAGTTACAAGTTTTCTACTATTACTGCATTCTGCACATTTAAGAAGGCTTGAATGTCTTAAATTAGATTACCGAGGTAGTATATTGTGTATAATATCCTTAGCTAGTAAACAGAAATAGAACTAACTTGTTTCCAATGGAACGTTTTTTAGTACAGAACTAATTTCCTTAAGTTACCGACTGAATCCATAAAATTACCTTCTCATGTAGGCAACCAAGGGTCATCAGCACTACGCCAAGAGTCCCTACCACAACACTGAAAAGCATAAGCCACCCCCCTTTCGCCAATAAATACAATGTTGTTTTCTTTATGTATTGAATAACAGCCAATGTGGAATATTTCAATGTTTTGAAAGGTTGTGTGGTTAGAGTCAAATTTTCTAGCTCCATTCGGTGCTTTTCATGAAGCCCTACAAAAAAAGAGACATATCATATCAATCAACATATCTATACTTTTTGAAGAATTTTCAAACATAATGGCAAACCAAGTTTGCAAATAGATTCAAAACTTCCAGAATGACTAGCAAACTCTATGCTTTATCTTCAGGCCAATAGCTATCATGTAACACTTTCAAGGAATGCAACACTTCAAATTAACGTTAAACTAGAAAGTGAGCACTTTCCATTAACTGTGAAGAAAAACAATACTGAAATGAAAAACCCTCTTTCAAGTTTCACAACACATGATCAACAAAATCAAACCAAGTCACAACCAAAGCTATTAGCTAtgtataaaacataaaacaatgAATTTCAGAGATCCAAAAACCAATGAAATTCCACACACAACAAAAGGAACAACTAAAATAAACCAAacctaattaataataataacaacaataatatagAAGTGAATGCTAAATCACTGAATAGAAGGgaagaaaatcaataaaattgagAATGAAAATATTGTAAGAAGTGAAATAAAAAAGAGTAACCTGATATGGACATGTCAATGTGGTTAGAAGAAGATGGTGATATATTTCCAGAACCCATTGTTGCTCACATGCTAAAGATTAAATTTTGAGTGTTGGGTATGAAATAACACCCTTTATCTACTACTCTCTTGTTATGCTATGCGAATTCCGGTTAAAAAAAGTGTTTGAGAAAAAAGCATATGAGTAAACAGATTTTAGGTTGGATCCAAAAGCAGGCaaagaaaaaggagaaaatttaaaatgaaaatgaaaatgaaaatcgTTGGTTGGTTGAATTGGGAATGGAAATTGCAATATGCAGATCTAAGAAGATGAAACAGAGCTTTGCGTAAAGATCGGGAGTTGGGTCGGGTTTGTTTTCTGATCGATCCAACACGGCAACCTTTTAGTTTTAGttatcattcattcattcaaatataacatcactttttaaattaaatcaaaattttgtgCATGTTAGTggagattaatttttatttttattttatttctattatattatattcttGAGAATCTTATTGTGAAGTGAGGTTAAATAGAAATCAACGAGATACAATTAAAAGTTAGAATAAGTGGAGAAGAAGATAAggttaaaaatagttataaaatttttaataactttataaaatattaaaatctataaatatatttctaataaaaaaaatttgtagaaaaattaattttaagctAAAGCAAAACGGATGAATATTTGATTGTAAAACTTAAAGAAGTTGAAGGCAAGAGATGCCTCAGTGATTCCAACGTGAGGGAGCATATTCTCTCGTATGggctaaaacaaaacaaattatagaaGCATTAATTCAGAGATAATTTGCCTTGCAAGGAAGAATATTGACACGCCAAAACCATGTTGCTTTCAAATTTAATGTGGTTTGGTGGCAGCATTAGttgccattttttttttttttgactcaagTTACAGTTCTTATAGCTGTATCAAACCCTTTTATGTCCATCTCTTTCTTCATCATCGTCCTAAAAGATAggtaatttagaattttttttattttaataacccaattttaaaaaaaaaatttatcaataatattgaCGGGCAACAGTACTCTTTTGAATTTATAGTATATGACCCTTTTcgtatttattaataaaacggtaatttgatttatattgaTTCAATACacaatatctttattttaattaaataatatatagatCTACACTTATGTTTGGTTTCACTTTTGAATATGTAAAGTTGATCTTAGATATTTGAAtaatctaataatatattatctAATACGTACTTTTCAATATATTGTATTTGATCGGTTAAATTTATAAGAGTCTCACAAAATTCATATGGAACCCACATAATTTGATATGATATATGTGATTTataatcaatcaaataaaatttgttaaaaatgtgTGTTATAGAGTGTGTTGcgaatatttctttaaaaatttagaattaattttgatatatttgattattatcgaatatgattgattttgtatctaaaattgatattaatttgaagttagaatttgtagtttttgtcactaaaattgatttagttttgAATTATCATTGAATTTATTATCAGGTGAACATATACAAGGTGAACATATACAgaatttacatttaatttacttttactcaaaatcaatttttaccaCCATATTCTTGAAAATATAAAGTTGATTTAATGATTAGGTGAATCAATTAGAgaataaagtaataaaaaaaatcgtgAAACGGATAGATCTCTTCTTCAACAAAagattaacaatattaatacgGCTGATTACCAacattatccaaaaaaaaaggaaaaaaaaaagtcctTTAATTGTCGTTTCTTCAAACACCTCGTGCACACCTTCAATGCTAGCACACTTGGAGTAGGAGGTCGAATATTGAATCAAATTGCGATATATGAGGCGCAACATGTAATAATGTAGTCATGTCTGATCGGGATAAATGAaaattcaattcacaaaatTAGGAGAAGAACGCTTTCTTGCTTTCGTCGGTATTCCGTTACAGCAACAAAATTCACATACTTTATTATCTAAACTAAAATTCATTgacaaaagttaaaaaaaaaattaaatctaatccaaatgataaatattgatattattaaattaaatattttattttttattttaagtttgaaCTAGACTTTACAATTACattaattatgatgaaatttatatattttttaagataaaaataaaataaaaattaaagtaaacaCTAATTCAAAAATACGACTAAATTCGTAACattgaaatatcaaataaagttcAAACTATACAATTTTTAAACCTCAACTATAAGATTAATGTTCTTGTACATAGTgaaatattacattatttgagaATTAATATTACgaatcatttataaataatatctataTTTCTGAATCTATTGAATTGTCTTTTACTAAAAACAAATCTTGAGgtatattatataaaagtattatttttttttagattttaataatttcataaataataattatgcctttaaaaaaataaaatgtttttgaaaaaaactacacaattttcaatacaaatttcatatatttaataCACTAACATATATTTTGAAGGTAACGTTAACATTTCGTTTTAACTAATAAATCAGTCCTCATTTTTCTACCGTTAACAACTACAGAAAACTACAAAGCAAGATGAGAAAGATATGGGAAATTTGTTTGGGTAAGACAGCATATCAAAATCAGAAAATCTAATTGGTCAAAACCATATCACGTTATCCACATATAAATTCTCACACACCACACACCCAAATATGCTAAAAAAAAATCCTCACAAACTTTAAGTACTAATATTATTTCACAATATTCATTATTGATCTCTCACAAACAAACCTCACTCACTCAATTCAATATCTGTTTCCATTTCCATGGCCATGGCAACTCAAGCCTCTCTCTTCACTCCACCTCTCTCCACTCCCAAACCATGGAAACAACCATCAACTTTATCCTTCATAACACTCAAACCAATCAAATTCACAACAGCTTCACCAAGAACAACAATAAGAACAGCAGCATCAGCAGATGATAAAACTGAAACACCAGTTAAAACAGAAAAAGCACCAGCACCAGCACCAGCACCAGTTGGATTCACCCCACCTGAGTTAGACCCAAACACACCTTCTCCAATTTTTGGTGGAAGCACTGGTGGGTTATTGCGTAAGGCCCAAGTTGAAGAATTCTACGTAATCACATGGGATTCACCTAAAGAACAGATCTTTGAGATGCCAACTGGTGGTGCAGCTATAATGAGAGAGGGTCCTAACCTTCTCAAATTGGCAAGGAAAGAACAATGTTTGGCTTTAGGAACTAGATTAAGGTCAAAGTACAAGATTAAGTATCAGTTTTACAGGGTTTTCCCTAATGGGGAAGTTCAATATTTGCATCCTAAAGATGGTGTTTATCCAGAGAAGGTTAATCCTGGTCGTGAAGGGGTTGGTCAGAATTTCAGGTCTATTGGGAAGAATGTTAACCCAATTGAGGTCAAGTTCACTGGTAAGCAACCTTATGATGTGTAGTAAGGGCTTACCTTAATGCTGATGTTTGCTTAATTGGGTATATGATGCATGTACTAATGATCACATTCATGTATGTGGAAATGCTAAACCCTTTCcctgtatttaattttatgattattacttttgtcaaacatattttggttttttgaatgAATATTATGTTGCTTTAGCCTTATTAGTAACATTTTGTTAGAACAAAACCCTAGTTCAAAAGAGTATAGATACAAAAAACGCAAAAAAACACGCTAGATTTGACCGCGGAGTTTTTGTGTCCCGTATGCTTATCAATAAACTAGAGTCTTATATCCAACACACTTGTATTACATTGTAGATTATAGATGTAAAATTGTGATGGCATATGTAGTTTAGGATCAATGTTGCAAGTTCAATATtggtcgaataagtgcatactAATGTACCATAATAAACAGAACAAAATCACTTACACAAGATAAAGAGagctgaaaaaaaaaatactacttgCTAGTCCTTTCCacctttttttcttaaattaaatatattaaactagTGGTATAGATAGGGAGCATATCCAAATAGAAGCACAAGATAGGAACAGTTGGCTGTTCATTGGTACAACTTACATGCCTTTTTTTGAGTGGTGAAGTACAAGCCAAAGggtgaaaaggaaaaaaagaaagaaagaaaagagcaAGAAGGAAATACatataataatgaaataaatatctTGAAAGCTTTTTTAACTTGCATTGTGTGTCTTTTTGCTttactttttgttttgatttgaagCTTAGTTATGCATTCTTGCCATGACCATATATGAACCTAGCTGCTCCCTCTGTGTATACATGAGTTTCATTGTTTAGCCTGCAAATAGTGTCATTGAAAATCTGTGAAAAATAGTCAAGAAATTTTGAGGAAAACAACTAAAAGATTATAGTTTTAGCCTTTCACTTACGAAGTACGAACAGCTTTGCTCAAAGTTGAGGATGACATAAATGTTTTCCCATCAAGATATCTATTCTCTTCCATAATCCTCTGTTTCATTCTAATGTCTAGTTCTTCAGCACTAAGATCCAATGGAGAATCTGAAGCCTGGTACAGACCatggaaaaaaaaacaaagagtaCTTGGATTTTAGTACTAACTccataattatgattaattaacaaaaatttgaaatttaattatcaataatttatatattaccATGACCCATCCCCAAATATCAGCATAAGATGGGATATGAGCTGAATAAGGCACAACATCTGCAAAAGTGAAGAAAGcatgttaatttaatttgactTATTTGGAACTTTAAGTAGCATTATTGTTGCTCTAGACAGATACTTACACTTGAAAACTTGTCTCAAGGTATTATAAATACATGAGAAAACTTCTGTGTGGCTGAATATTCCAGCAGGTCCTGCCTACATAAGAACAATATCACATTTTGAATTACGTTTCCCTTAGCAAGTTGTTTTTAGTACACACATTCCCATAAATCCTCCACCACTTACCTGTGTCACAAATATTCCACCTTTCTTCAGTTTTGGCTTGAGAGTGAGTTCATAGAAGGATTTGGTGTAAAGTTTATAACAAGGACCTCCTTCTATTGGATCAGCCAAATCACCAATTATTATATCATAGCTTTCTTCTTTGCCTTCTAGTTCAGCCCTGAATCAtcacattaa
This region of Cicer arietinum cultivar CDC Frontier isolate Library 1 chromosome 8, Cicar.CDCFrontier_v2.0, whole genome shotgun sequence genomic DNA includes:
- the LOC101508930 gene encoding photosystem I reaction center subunit II, chloroplastic-like yields the protein MAMATQASLFTPPLSTPKPWKQPSTLSFITLKPIKFTTASPRTTIRTAASADDKTETPVKTEKAPAPAPAPVGFTPPELDPNTPSPIFGGSTGGLLRKAQVEEFYVITWDSPKEQIFEMPTGGAAIMREGPNLLKLARKEQCLALGTRLRSKYKIKYQFYRVFPNGEVQYLHPKDGVYPEKVNPGREGVGQNFRSIGKNVNPIEVKFTGKQPYDV
- the LOC101508295 gene encoding vacuole membrane protein KMS1 isoform X1 — encoded protein: MGSGNISPSSSNHIDMSISGLHEKHRMELENLTLTTQPFKTLKYSTLAVIQYIKKTTLYLLAKGGWLMLFSVVVGTLGVVLMTLGCLHEKHLEEFLEYFRFGLWWVALGVASSIGLGSGLHTFVLYLGPHVALFTIKAMQCGRVDLKSAPYDTIQLKRGPSWLDKDCSEFGPSLFESEYGSQVPLSSILPQVQMEAVLWGLGTAIGELPPYFISRAARLSGSRMDGMEELDSEDKGVLNQIKCWFFSHTQHLNFFTILVLASVPNPLFDLAGIMCGQFGIPFWNFFLATLIGKAIIKTHIQTVFIISVCNNQLLDWIENEFIWVLSHIPGFASVLPKVIANLHAMKDKYLKAPHPVSSNTQGKKWDFSFTSIWNTVVWLMLMNFFVKIVNATAQRHLKKQQESELAALTKKSDSDTQ